The following are from one region of the Methanothermobacter sp. genome:
- a CDS encoding sulfite exporter TauE/SafE family protein, translating to MDPVFYIAALLLTGIVAGLATGLLGVGGGFIIAPVLFFLMESSGTPEDIAIRTAFATSLAVILPAALTGAYSHYRRGCVDAGRAIPMGALGVCGSILGVLTATSSPAGVLRAVFGLLLILVSLQLLLSSRISPSHGKRNASIPLGFIAGFLSGLLGIGGGVVLVPLLVLAGGFDVLEAVGTSSVVIAMTAASGTLSYLLSGPGGQFSVGYVNLAQFVTIAFMSVPASRLGVMAAHRIDVRYIRYLFIALLLVTGFRMILY from the coding sequence ATGGATCCCGTATTCTATATTGCGGCGCTTCTTCTCACAGGTATCGTGGCAGGACTTGCAACAGGCCTCCTGGGTGTCGGGGGAGGCTTCATAATAGCGCCGGTGCTCTTCTTTTTAATGGAGTCCTCAGGCACACCAGAGGATATTGCAATAAGGACAGCCTTTGCAACCAGCCTTGCAGTTATTCTCCCAGCTGCCCTCACAGGGGCTTACTCACATTACAGGAGGGGCTGTGTTGATGCAGGCAGGGCCATACCCATGGGGGCTCTCGGTGTATGCGGGAGCATCCTGGGAGTTCTGACTGCCACCTCATCACCCGCAGGGGTCCTAAGGGCGGTATTCGGTTTGCTCCTGATCCTTGTTTCACTACAGCTCCTCCTGTCCTCCAGGATTTCACCCTCCCATGGGAAGAGGAATGCCTCCATTCCACTGGGCTTCATCGCCGGTTTTCTCTCAGGGCTCCTTGGCATCGGTGGTGGAGTGGTCCTCGTCCCACTCCTCGTGCTGGCTGGAGGCTTTGATGTACTTGAGGCTGTCGGCACCTCATCTGTTGTGATTGCGATGACCGCAGCATCGGGCACACTCTCCTATCTCCTGAGTGGGCCTGGGGGACAGTTTTCTGTGGGATACGTTAACCTGGCCCAGTTCGTGACCATTGCATTCATGAGCGTCCCGGCCTCACGTCTTGGTGTTATGGCGGCCCACAGGATTGACGTGAGGTACATAAGGTACCTTTTCATAGCCCTGCTCCTTGTCACAGGCTTCAGGATGATACTTTATTGA
- a CDS encoding toprim domain-containing protein: protein MSLIKLQQITHEINELKYQGELGVPILIEGRKDEEALRELGVQGPFIKVSGSMMGLSEIALQAANASRVIILTDFDRKGSELAKRLYADIQSLGANPDLRIRRRLMGMTRKYIKDIQSLPSYIERLKLEVCPYPLDNI from the coding sequence ATGTCTCTTATAAAGCTTCAGCAGATAACCCATGAAATAAATGAACTTAAATACCAGGGAGAACTTGGAGTACCCATTCTCATTGAGGGCCGGAAGGACGAGGAGGCCCTGAGGGAACTGGGTGTCCAGGGACCCTTCATAAAGGTTTCAGGTTCCATGATGGGACTTTCTGAAATCGCCCTCCAGGCAGCCAATGCCTCGAGGGTCATCATACTTACAGACTTTGACAGGAAGGGCAGTGAACTTGCAAAAAGATTGTACGCTGATATACAGAGCCTTGGAGCAAATCCAGACCTCAGAATACGGCGAAGACTCATGGGAATGACCAGAAAATACATCAAGGACATACAGAGCCTTCCATCATACATCGAAAGGCTGAAGCTGGAGGTATGCCCATACCCCCTTGATAATATCTGA
- a CDS encoding ATP-binding protein: MYVDMNREYLKDINTTEDIKIPEDPLERVIGHEDVMPMIKIAAKQRRHLLLVGPPGIGKSLLAQAISFHLPEPSEEITVVHNPERPERPFVEVKSRKEIEDEILEIERAEGELIDPHSVPEAVAERLGFKCIHCGEYSSAYNSICPKCGGDKFSHIKARRKHIGDLLGMFEMSSGSLSVPQKRVTTTRIMDGVEEVVIYERVGGDSIKVLDQRALEKRRQMVEEKPRNVIVPLERKTFIQATGASETELLGDVRHDPYGGHPDLGSQPYERVVPGAIHEAHEGVLFIDEIVHIAGLQRFIFTAMQDKTFPIVGRNPQSAGSSVKVDEVPCDFIFVGACNIADLQYILPPLRSRVQGEGYELLLNTTMPDTDENRAKIVQFVAQEIELDGKIPHARAAAVELLIEEARRRARVIDDMDDALTLRLRDLGGVVRMAGDLAVMDGSEYIETKHMEVAIRKAVSIEDQILRRYKSYEKALEKDLSSSQRMSHQSYNSENIDRSYM, from the coding sequence ATGTATGTCGACATGAACCGTGAGTACCTGAAGGATATAAACACAACAGAAGACATTAAGATACCTGAAGATCCCCTTGAAAGGGTCATAGGGCATGAGGACGTCATGCCAATGATAAAAATAGCTGCAAAGCAGAGGCGGCACCTGCTTCTCGTGGGTCCGCCAGGTATAGGAAAGTCCCTGCTTGCACAGGCAATATCATTTCACCTCCCTGAACCATCAGAGGAGATAACAGTAGTCCATAATCCTGAAAGGCCTGAAAGGCCATTTGTTGAGGTTAAAAGCCGTAAGGAAATAGAGGATGAAATTCTTGAGATTGAAAGGGCTGAGGGTGAACTCATAGACCCCCATAGTGTCCCTGAGGCTGTTGCGGAACGCCTGGGATTCAAGTGCATACACTGCGGCGAGTACAGCAGCGCCTACAACAGTATCTGCCCCAAGTGTGGCGGTGATAAGTTCTCCCATATCAAGGCAAGGAGGAAGCATATCGGGGACCTCCTAGGTATGTTCGAGATGAGTTCAGGGAGCCTCAGCGTGCCCCAGAAGAGGGTCACAACCACGAGGATCATGGATGGTGTTGAGGAGGTTGTGATCTATGAGAGGGTCGGTGGAGACAGTATCAAGGTTCTTGATCAGAGGGCCCTTGAGAAGAGGAGGCAGATGGTTGAAGAGAAACCCAGAAACGTCATAGTCCCCCTTGAGAGGAAAACCTTCATTCAGGCCACGGGGGCAAGTGAAACCGAACTCCTGGGTGATGTCCGCCACGACCCCTACGGGGGACACCCTGACCTGGGTTCCCAGCCCTATGAACGTGTGGTTCCGGGCGCAATCCACGAGGCCCATGAGGGTGTGCTCTTCATAGACGAGATAGTCCACATAGCAGGCCTTCAGAGGTTCATATTCACTGCCATGCAGGATAAAACATTCCCCATAGTCGGAAGGAACCCCCAGAGTGCCGGGAGTTCAGTTAAGGTTGATGAGGTCCCCTGTGACTTCATATTTGTGGGTGCCTGTAACATTGCTGATCTCCAGTACATACTCCCCCCTCTTCGCTCAAGGGTTCAGGGGGAGGGCTATGAGCTTCTCCTGAATACCACGATGCCCGACACCGATGAGAACAGGGCAAAAATCGTGCAGTTTGTTGCACAGGAAATAGAACTTGATGGGAAGATACCCCATGCACGGGCCGCTGCTGTGGAGCTCCTTATTGAGGAGGCGAGGAGAAGGGCGAGGGTCATTGACGACATGGATGATGCACTCACACTCCGCCTCAGGGACCTTGGTGGTGTGGTGAGGATGGCCGGGGACCTTGCTGTGATGGATGGCAGCGAATACATCGAGACCAAACACATGGAGGTTGCGATAAGGAAGGCTGTTTCCATTGAGGATCAGATCCTCAGGAGGTACAAGAGCTATGAGAAGGCCCTTGAAAAGGACCTCTCAAGTTCACAGAGGATGTCACATCAGAGCTATAACAGTGAGAACATAGACCGAAGCTACATGTGA
- a CDS encoding RraA family protein has product MKGIKPIERLRSFRSPGDPLRLLSDISAPQVSDALKAVAGINGVIPSIKPVNNLRLCGWAVTASTSSSDWGTSVMAIDAAGKGDVVFIGTDGDDMAVWGELTSKTAMAKGIAGAVIYGSCRDRDALLELDFPVFSRNYVPCAGEPLAEGGLKVTLECDGVRVESGDFIFGDESGVVVVPAEIVPDVVRVAMEIKKKESSIKEKLAEGFTLSEILGLK; this is encoded by the coding sequence ATGAAAGGCATAAAGCCCATTGAACGCCTGAGAAGTTTCCGCAGCCCAGGGGATCCCCTGAGGCTTCTTTCTGACATATCGGCCCCCCAGGTTTCAGATGCACTCAAGGCGGTGGCCGGTATAAATGGGGTTATACCTTCCATAAAGCCCGTTAACAACCTCAGGCTCTGTGGATGGGCTGTGACCGCAAGCACATCAAGCAGTGACTGGGGGACCTCTGTAATGGCCATAGACGCTGCAGGTAAAGGTGATGTTGTTTTCATAGGGACTGATGGCGATGATATGGCTGTCTGGGGGGAGCTCACATCAAAAACCGCCATGGCTAAGGGTATAGCAGGTGCTGTGATCTATGGATCCTGCAGGGATAGGGATGCACTTCTTGAACTTGATTTCCCGGTATTCTCCAGGAATTATGTCCCATGCGCCGGCGAACCCCTCGCAGAGGGGGGGCTGAAAGTGACCCTCGAGTGCGACGGTGTCAGAGTTGAGAGTGGAGACTTCATCTTTGGGGATGAATCTGGAGTGGTTGTGGTTCCAGCTGAAATTGTACCTGACGTTGTTCGTGTGGCAATGGAAATCAAAAAGAAGGAATCATCCATCAAGGAGAAACTTGCCGAGGGTTTCACTCTTTCTGAGATTCTTGGATTGAAGTAG
- a CDS encoding transcription initiation factor IIB translates to MKSDVSEIEKETKCPECGSEDLRGDYERAEIVCGKCGLVIDDNLVDMGPEWRAFDHEQRDKRTRVGAPITYTIHDKGLSTMIDWRNKDIYGRDIPARNRAQWYRLRKWQRKIRISGATERNLAFALSELDRDSSRLGLPRSVREAASMVYRRAVENKLIRGRSIEGVVAASLYAACRSCNVPRTLDEIAEVSRVSKKEVGRTYRFLTRELNIKLPPTSPVDYVPRFASELGLSGEVQSKAIEIIEMAMENGLTSGRGPTGVAAAALYIASVLLGERKTQRDVAEVAGVTEVTIRNRYKELTEQLDLGVTL, encoded by the coding sequence ATGAAGTCTGATGTTTCTGAAATAGAGAAGGAAACAAAATGCCCTGAGTGCGGCTCCGAGGATCTCAGGGGCGACTACGAAAGGGCTGAAATAGTATGTGGAAAGTGCGGTCTAGTCATAGACGATAACCTGGTTGACATGGGTCCAGAATGGAGGGCCTTTGACCATGAACAGCGTGACAAGAGGACAAGGGTCGGGGCACCCATAACCTACACCATACACGACAAGGGCCTATCGACCATGATAGACTGGAGAAACAAGGACATATATGGAAGGGACATTCCGGCAAGGAACAGGGCCCAGTGGTACCGCCTCAGGAAATGGCAGAGGAAGATAAGGATCTCAGGGGCCACAGAGAGAAACCTCGCATTTGCCCTGAGCGAACTCGACCGTGACTCCTCAAGGCTGGGGTTACCGAGAAGCGTCAGGGAAGCCGCATCAATGGTCTACAGGAGAGCCGTTGAGAACAAACTCATCAGGGGAAGAAGCATTGAAGGGGTGGTTGCAGCGTCACTATACGCGGCATGCAGAAGCTGCAATGTCCCAAGAACACTTGATGAGATCGCAGAGGTCTCAAGGGTCAGCAAGAAGGAGGTCGGAAGGACCTACAGGTTCTTAACAAGGGAACTCAACATAAAGCTACCGCCAACATCCCCTGTTGACTACGTGCCAAGGTTTGCAAGTGAACTGGGACTCTCAGGGGAGGTCCAGTCCAAGGCCATTGAGATCATAGAGATGGCAATGGAGAACGGTCTCACATCAGGTAGGGGCCCCACAGGTGTTGCAGCAGCAGCTCTCTACATCGCATCGGTCCTCCTAGGGGAGCGCAAGACCCAGAGGGACGTTGCAGAGGTTGCAGGTGTAACCGAGGTGACAATAAGGAACAGGTACAAGGAGCTCACAGAGCAGCTTGATCTTGGTGTGACACTCTAG
- a CDS encoding UPF0104 family protein, producing the protein MRERDVFAYIGENKRTIILSFIAVAVLIFIIGLFAGFGDILRALERTSPYFLVLNFLLEALILVLWTVRWRLILNLVDDAPSFPRLMMLLFASIFGNNITPGAAGGEPLRAYLLREVEGTPFEIGFASSTADRVFEFIPFAVISILSAILIMTWSISVWTRVIVSILIFFTIAFFSAAIYAGMNRDIAQRLALSVVRRAVEWFSRFRKGDISFSRIHERVIFYINRFSEGFSTAITDKRVFIAGFFVSLGMWALDVCRLYVCFLAVGVSPPAVPLIIIYTVGILISLLPLLPGSLGLREGILVGLFAVAGIGADYVMAASVVDRIASYFAPTTIGFFAALYYGRYIMAQGD; encoded by the coding sequence ATGAGAGAGAGGGACGTTTTTGCTTACATAGGGGAGAATAAGCGTACCATAATTCTCTCCTTCATTGCTGTTGCTGTCCTTATATTCATTATAGGATTATTTGCAGGTTTTGGGGATATTCTGAGGGCCCTTGAGAGGACCAGCCCCTATTTTCTTGTGCTGAACTTTCTTCTGGAGGCACTTATACTTGTGCTGTGGACGGTGAGATGGCGGCTTATACTGAACCTGGTTGATGATGCTCCATCGTTTCCCAGGCTCATGATGCTTCTTTTTGCAAGCATTTTCGGTAACAACATAACCCCAGGGGCTGCAGGTGGCGAGCCACTGAGGGCATACCTCTTGCGGGAGGTTGAGGGGACTCCATTTGAGATAGGCTTTGCATCGTCAACAGCGGACCGGGTATTTGAGTTTATACCCTTTGCGGTTATATCAATTCTTTCCGCCATCCTTATAATGACTTGGAGCATATCCGTCTGGACGAGGGTTATTGTAAGTATTCTCATCTTTTTCACAATCGCATTTTTCTCAGCTGCAATTTATGCCGGAATGAACCGTGATATTGCCCAGAGACTTGCCCTATCTGTTGTGAGAAGAGCTGTGGAGTGGTTTTCAAGGTTCAGGAAGGGTGATATCAGTTTCTCAAGAATACATGAGAGGGTCATATTCTATATAAACAGGTTCAGTGAGGGCTTTTCAACAGCGATAACTGATAAGAGGGTCTTTATAGCTGGTTTTTTTGTTTCGCTTGGAATGTGGGCCCTTGATGTCTGCCGCCTCTATGTTTGCTTCCTGGCGGTTGGGGTTTCACCACCTGCAGTGCCCCTTATAATAATCTACACAGTGGGGATTCTGATATCACTTTTACCACTCCTACCTGGATCTCTTGGACTAAGGGAGGGCATACTTGTGGGTTTATTTGCTGTTGCAGGGATAGGGGCTGATTATGTCATGGCTGCCAGTGTGGTTGATAGAATCGCAAGTTACTTTGCACCCACAACTATAGGTTTTTTTGCAGCGCTATACTACGGGAGATACATAATGGCACAGGGGGATTAA
- a CDS encoding DUF308 domain-containing protein has product MLKKWMGLLSVILGIIFLVSPISGVTAISILTGLVLSGLGLWMLANAIMARRYMEVGILWMIFAVITLAVGLMMVFRVFLINQLAGVWLYVTGILLLVAAMLILAAGSQSYLKRNAGIISAIFGVIYILIGALSFNPAFVGVAIGLILVVYGVAVLRSP; this is encoded by the coding sequence ATGCTGAAGAAATGGATGGGTCTCCTCTCGGTTATTCTCGGTATTATATTTCTTGTATCTCCGATCTCAGGTGTAACAGCCATAAGCATACTCACGGGTCTTGTGCTCTCGGGCCTTGGTTTGTGGATGCTTGCAAATGCCATCATGGCCAGGAGGTACATGGAGGTGGGGATACTCTGGATGATATTTGCAGTTATAACCCTTGCAGTCGGCCTCATGATGGTCTTCAGGGTCTTCCTCATAAATCAACTTGCCGGGGTCTGGCTTTACGTTACAGGCATCCTCCTGCTTGTCGCCGCGATGCTGATACTTGCAGCGGGCTCCCAGAGTTACCTGAAAAGAAATGCGGGTATAATCAGCGCCATCTTTGGTGTTATATACATCCTTATAGGGGCGCTCTCATTCAACCCTGCCTTCGTGGGCGTTGCGATTGGCCTTATACTTGTTGTTTATGGGGTGGCGGTGCTGAGGTCACCGTGA
- a CDS encoding DUF211 domain-containing protein: MVAKGLIRIVLDILKPHEPIIPEYAKYLSELKGVEGVNITLMEIDKETENIKVTIQGNDLDFDEITRAIESYGGSIHSVDEVVAGKTMVEEVTTPQD, translated from the coding sequence ATGGTGGCTAAGGGCCTTATAAGAATTGTTCTGGATATACTAAAACCACACGAACCCATAATACCTGAATATGCCAAGTACCTCAGTGAACTGAAGGGTGTTGAGGGTGTTAACATAACTCTTATGGAAATCGATAAGGAGACAGAGAACATCAAGGTCACGATTCAGGGAAACGACCTGGATTTTGATGAGATAACAAGGGCCATTGAGAGTTATGGGGGATCCATTCATAGCGTTGACGAAGTTGTAGCTGGAAAAACCATGGTGGAAGAAGTTACAACTCCCCAGGATTGA
- the dnaG gene encoding DNA primase DnaG produces the protein MGKEEISTTKYLIHAQINANGIVEKPDVVGAIFGQTEGLLSNDLDLRELQKTGRIGRIKVNITSRGGKSKGEIIIPSSLDRVETAILAASLETINRVGPCEAYIQVTKVEDVRAVKRKRVVERAKEIYASMMEEVAPESLRMIEEVKEAMRVHEITEYGEEKLPAGPNVETSDAILVVEGRSDVLNLLKYGIKNAIAVEGVSVPKTVAELTKKKTVTAFVDGDRGGELILKELLQVGDIDYVTRAPKGKEVEDLEKDEIMMALRNKVPVEQFYHDLGMQKEKKKSEDKMVLLRNILKELEGTGNAEILDDALNILKEVKVENLYDELSRVNNHPYAVVFDGVITQRLVDLSFEKGLRYLVAVRSGDIVKKPHNLKLITGHT, from the coding sequence ATGGGAAAAGAAGAAATAAGTACAACCAAATACCTCATTCACGCTCAAATTAATGCTAACGGAATCGTTGAGAAACCTGATGTTGTTGGGGCAATATTTGGACAGACTGAAGGCCTTCTCAGCAATGACCTAGATCTCAGGGAACTCCAGAAAACAGGTAGAATCGGTAGGATCAAGGTCAACATCACATCCAGGGGTGGTAAATCAAAGGGGGAGATAATCATCCCATCAAGCCTTGACCGGGTTGAAACCGCCATCCTTGCAGCTTCTCTTGAAACAATAAACCGTGTCGGACCATGTGAAGCCTACATTCAGGTCACAAAGGTTGAGGACGTCCGTGCGGTTAAACGTAAAAGGGTCGTTGAGAGAGCCAAGGAGATATACGCCAGTATGATGGAGGAAGTTGCCCCTGAAAGCCTCAGGATGATAGAAGAGGTCAAGGAGGCCATGAGGGTTCATGAAATCACAGAGTACGGCGAGGAAAAGCTCCCAGCAGGGCCCAACGTTGAAACCTCAGACGCCATACTCGTGGTGGAGGGGAGATCCGATGTCCTCAACCTCCTCAAGTACGGTATAAAGAACGCCATTGCAGTTGAGGGGGTCAGTGTGCCAAAAACCGTTGCAGAGCTTACAAAGAAGAAAACGGTAACAGCCTTTGTTGATGGTGACCGGGGCGGTGAACTCATCCTCAAGGAGCTCCTACAGGTAGGGGACATAGACTACGTCACAAGGGCCCCCAAGGGCAAAGAGGTGGAGGACCTTGAGAAGGATGAGATCATGATGGCCCTCCGAAACAAGGTGCCGGTTGAGCAGTTCTACCATGACCTTGGGATGCAGAAGGAGAAGAAGAAATCAGAGGACAAGATGGTGCTCCTCCGGAACATCCTGAAGGAACTTGAGGGGACAGGAAATGCTGAGATACTGGATGACGCCCTCAACATACTGAAGGAGGTCAAGGTTGAGAACCTCTACGATGAACTCAGCCGCGTCAACAACCATCCCTACGCGGTGGTCTTTGATGGTGTGATAACACAGCGCCTCGTTGACCTCTCATTTGAGAAGGGCCTCAGATACCTTGTGGCTGTGAGGAGCGGGGACATTGTCAAGAAACCCCACAACCTCAAACTCATAACGGGTCACACCTGA
- a CDS encoding Gar1/Naf1 family protein — MKSLGNISHVSSKGRIIVRSARTPQLGAPVFTSEGKMIGKVHDIFGPTRNLYISVKPLRAIKPEKFENRAGETLYVGIKNVKKWGRRKRRRK, encoded by the coding sequence ATGAAGAGTTTAGGAAATATTTCACATGTCTCCAGCAAGGGAAGAATCATAGTACGTTCCGCCAGAACACCGCAGCTTGGAGCGCCTGTTTTTACTTCTGAAGGAAAAATGATAGGGAAAGTGCACGACATCTTCGGTCCAACAAGAAATCTATACATATCAGTAAAACCACTTCGTGCAATAAAACCTGAAAAGTTTGAGAACCGAGCTGGAGAGACTTTATACGTGGGTATAAAGAATGTGAAAAAATGGGGGCGAAGGAAACGAAGGAGAAAATGA
- the xerA gene encoding site-specific tyrosine recombinase/integron integrase — protein sequence MNMKREAEEKQGLLERYNFPELIEDYLVELEIRNYSPNTIKTYRSIVKNFYEFLMEEDDLYDDRRVLRSFKRYIQYLKREKNVTQNYIYLVTVVIKKFFEFSEIDCLQEVKAPKRTKSLPKSLNEDEVMRLINAVELSDDGSAIKRFIKTRDRLILSLLYSSGLRVSELVSLKVNDIDIGERTIRIRGKGDKDRIVLFDESTRDLLLEYLTRRIHESEYLFLNRFGDPLTPRYVQMMIKKYARKAGINKKVTPHILRHSFATHLLKNGVDIRAIQQLLGHSNLSTTQIYTSVDMQTLKNVYDRAKLL from the coding sequence ATGAACATGAAGAGAGAGGCAGAGGAAAAACAGGGTCTTCTTGAACGCTACAATTTCCCGGAACTCATTGAGGACTACCTTGTGGAACTTGAAATCAGGAACTACTCCCCCAACACCATCAAAACCTACAGGTCCATTGTTAAAAACTTCTACGAATTTCTGATGGAAGAGGATGACCTCTACGATGATAGAAGGGTTCTGAGGTCCTTCAAGAGGTACATACAGTACCTTAAGAGGGAGAAGAACGTCACCCAGAACTACATTTACCTTGTTACCGTTGTTATCAAGAAGTTCTTTGAGTTCAGTGAAATAGATTGCCTCCAGGAGGTCAAGGCTCCCAAGAGGACGAAGTCCCTGCCCAAGTCCCTCAATGAGGATGAGGTTATGAGGCTCATAAATGCCGTTGAACTCTCAGATGACGGTTCGGCCATTAAGAGGTTCATAAAGACCCGGGACAGACTGATACTCTCGCTCCTCTATTCCTCAGGCCTCAGGGTCTCCGAGCTTGTTTCACTCAAGGTCAATGATATTGACATAGGTGAGCGTACAATAAGGATAAGGGGTAAGGGTGATAAGGATCGTATAGTTCTTTTTGATGAGAGCACAAGGGACCTCCTTTTGGAGTACCTCACCAGGAGGATTCATGAAAGTGAGTACCTCTTCCTAAACCGCTTTGGGGATCCCCTCACACCAAGGTACGTCCAGATGATGATAAAGAAATACGCCCGGAAGGCGGGCATAAACAAGAAGGTGACCCCACATATCCTCAGGCACTCCTTTGCAACCCACCTCCTCAAGAATGGTGTGGACATAAGGGCCATACAGCAGCTTCTGGGCCATTCAAATCTTTCAACCACACAGATCTACACCAGTGTGGACATGCAGACGCTTAAAAATGTTTATGATCGTGCAAAGCTTCTTTAG
- a CDS encoding DUF2116 family Zn-ribbon domain-containing protein → MVEPHKHCPVCSTPIPMDEVTCSERCQEILSKNQQRVRRTRTIFYLVFALFIVVWVVLSIKG, encoded by the coding sequence ATGGTTGAACCGCACAAGCACTGTCCCGTATGCAGCACCCCCATACCCATGGATGAGGTAACCTGTTCAGAGAGGTGCCAGGAGATCCTATCAAAGAATCAGCAGAGGGTGAGGAGAACAAGGACAATCTTCTACCTTGTATTCGCGCTTTTCATTGTGGTGTGGGTTGTGCTCTCCATAAAAGGATAG
- a CDS encoding MJ1255/VC2487 family glycosyltransferase — MKLSIIIPTYNEEEYLPALLESIRKQDFKDYEVIVADADSEDNTRKIAEKYGCRVVDGGMPAAGRNRGAEVARGELLLFLDADLVLTDGYLREAVEEFESENLGIAITQMIPLSTRRRDKILHEFANRFMILVESIKPHGAGCYGILTRKELHERVCGFDESLDFGEDTDYIERIGKISRFRVLRKPRVLVSIRRLEKEGLRNLAFKYTKSTIYDFMGKKVSADDLKYEFGHSNKKRVLYSVCGEGMGHAIRSGVILDKLTEDHDVLIFASDRAYRYLSSKFDNVHEIYGFNTVYENNSVNDIKTFVKAMKTFPRDLKENLKLLYRIAKDFRPNVVVSDFEFYASVISNILRIPLISIDNMHVITQCRIEYPEKFRKDKIKAEAVVRSFIVRPRRYLITSYFFPEVKNPEKVSMYPPVLREEIMNLDPYYGDHILVYQTSRSNKKLIEILKTINRDFIVYGFEREEVDGNLTFRRFNEDQFFRDLESAAAVITNGGFTLISEALYLRKPVYSVPVKGQFEQILNAVYLEKLGYGEFHEETGRESLEGFLGRLDIYRRNLEDYDGGNNEIIDALKRAIDECSRGC, encoded by the coding sequence ATGAAGCTCAGCATAATCATACCGACCTACAATGAGGAGGAATATCTGCCGGCTCTGCTTGAGAGTATAAGGAAACAGGACTTCAAAGATTACGAGGTTATAGTGGCAGATGCAGACTCTGAGGATAACACAAGAAAAATTGCAGAGAAGTACGGTTGCAGGGTGGTTGATGGTGGTATGCCCGCGGCTGGAAGAAACAGAGGAGCTGAGGTAGCCAGGGGAGAACTTCTCCTCTTTCTGGACGCCGACCTTGTACTCACCGACGGGTACCTCAGGGAGGCCGTGGAGGAATTCGAATCAGAGAACCTTGGAATCGCCATAACCCAGATGATACCCCTATCAACCAGAAGGCGTGACAAGATACTCCACGAATTTGCAAACAGATTCATGATACTTGTTGAATCCATTAAACCCCATGGGGCGGGATGCTACGGAATACTCACCCGTAAGGAACTTCATGAAAGGGTCTGTGGTTTCGATGAATCCCTTGACTTTGGAGAGGACACTGACTACATTGAGCGCATAGGTAAGATAAGCAGGTTCAGGGTTCTGAGGAAGCCAAGGGTTCTGGTATCCATAAGGAGGCTTGAAAAGGAGGGCCTTAGGAATCTGGCATTCAAGTACACAAAGAGCACGATATATGACTTCATGGGAAAGAAGGTGAGTGCAGATGACCTCAAATATGAATTCGGACACTCCAACAAGAAGAGGGTGCTCTACTCTGTCTGCGGGGAAGGAATGGGACACGCAATAAGGAGTGGAGTGATCCTGGATAAGCTAACAGAGGATCACGATGTACTGATATTTGCAAGTGACCGTGCCTACAGGTACCTGAGCAGCAAATTCGATAACGTCCATGAAATATACGGCTTCAACACAGTCTATGAGAATAACAGTGTAAATGATATCAAAACATTTGTAAAGGCCATGAAAACATTCCCCAGGGACCTCAAGGAGAACCTCAAACTCCTATACAGGATAGCAAAAGATTTCAGGCCGAATGTTGTGGTGTCCGACTTTGAGTTCTATGCCAGTGTCATAAGTAACATACTCAGGATACCCCTGATAAGCATAGACAACATGCACGTCATAACCCAGTGCAGGATAGAGTATCCCGAAAAATTCAGGAAGGACAAAATCAAGGCTGAGGCCGTTGTGAGGTCATTCATTGTGAGGCCCAGGCGATATCTTATAACCAGTTACTTCTTCCCTGAGGTTAAAAATCCTGAGAAGGTATCCATGTATCCTCCTGTCCTGAGGGAGGAGATAATGAATCTTGATCCCTATTATGGGGATCATATACTGGTCTACCAGACAAGCAGGTCAAACAAAAAGCTCATTGAAATCTTGAAGACTATAAACAGGGACTTCATTGTATACGGCTTTGAAAGGGAAGAAGTGGATGGAAACCTCACCTTTAGGAGATTCAATGAGGACCAGTTCTTCAGGGATCTTGAGTCTGCGGCTGCGGTTATAACAAATGGCGGTTTTACCCTGATAAGTGAGGCCCTATACCTGCGAAAGCCAGTATACAGTGTTCCTGTTAAGGGACAGTTCGAGCAGATACTCAACGCGGTGTACCTTGAGAAGCTGGGCTACGGCGAATTTCATGAAGAGACAGGAAGGGAAAGTCTTGAGGGGTTCCTTGGTCGCCTTGATATCTACAGAAGGAACCTTGAAGACTATGATGGGGGTAACAACGAGATAATAGATGCACTTAAGAGGGCAATAGATGAATGTTCAAGGGGATGTTGA